A single Methanomicrobia archaeon DNA region contains:
- the lonB gene encoding ATP-dependent protease LonB: MSESEGARAEDMQIDGDLLAGIELKTTEDIEVPKLLIDQVIGQEHGVEVVKKAAQQRRHVMLIGTPGTGKSMLASSMAELLPKEELQDTLAYPNIEDKNNPKIRVVPHGKGKEIVDAQRLEVRKRIQMRNAFFMFTFFLIMAMGLIYSLQTGRFEYIFWSIIAAAVVLLVFRWMMPKEEAMMPKLLVSNAGRDTAPFVDATGAHSGALLGDVRHDPYQSGGLETPAHDRVEAGAIHKAHKGILFIDEINTLRIEAQQNLLTALQEKEYAITGQSERSAGAMVKTDPVPCDFIMVAAGNLDAIAGMHPALRSRIKGYGYEIYMKDSMDDTPENRKKLVRFVSQEVRKDKKIPHFDRSGVEEIIRESMRRSGRKGHLTLILRDLGGLVRVAGDIARAEGAKYTTGEHVVNAKMMARSVEQQLADEYLEHRKDYKLFKTEGFEVGRVNGLAVVGDSGVMLPIIAEVTPAQSREEGRVIATGRLQEIAQEAVQNVSAVFKKFTGKDISRKDIHIQFVGTYEGVEGDSASISVATAVISSLENIPVNQRVAMTGSLSVRGDVLPVGGITPKIEAAVQAGIKEVLIPQSNLNDVLIEEKYKDKVKITPVVTIEDVLEHALEGKMKTKFIEKIKSFTMMGKIIPESVVDKQIAQ, translated from the coding sequence ATGAGCGAATCGGAAGGGGCACGTGCCGAGGATATGCAGATCGATGGTGATCTGTTAGCAGGTATTGAGCTGAAGACAACGGAGGATATAGAGGTTCCGAAGTTGCTGATTGATCAGGTCATCGGCCAGGAGCATGGCGTGGAAGTGGTGAAGAAAGCGGCGCAGCAGAGAAGACACGTGATGCTTATCGGCACGCCGGGTACCGGAAAGTCGATGCTGGCGAGCAGCATGGCGGAATTACTGCCCAAGGAGGAGTTACAGGACACTCTGGCGTATCCTAATATAGAAGATAAAAACAATCCGAAGATACGGGTTGTGCCGCACGGCAAAGGGAAGGAGATAGTCGATGCACAGCGGCTGGAAGTGAGAAAGCGCATTCAGATGCGCAATGCGTTCTTCATGTTCACCTTCTTCCTCATCATGGCTATGGGTTTGATCTACTCGCTCCAAACCGGACGCTTCGAGTATATCTTTTGGTCAATCATTGCTGCTGCGGTTGTGCTTTTAGTGTTTCGCTGGATGATGCCGAAGGAGGAAGCGATGATGCCGAAGCTGCTCGTCTCTAATGCAGGACGAGATACTGCACCATTCGTGGATGCAACGGGTGCGCATTCTGGCGCGTTACTCGGCGATGTAAGGCACGATCCGTACCAGTCCGGCGGATTGGAGACGCCAGCACACGACCGGGTGGAAGCAGGTGCGATTCACAAGGCGCATAAAGGCATTCTCTTCATCGATGAGATAAACACGCTGCGGATAGAAGCGCAGCAGAACCTGCTCACGGCGCTACAGGAGAAGGAATATGCAATAACCGGGCAGTCAGAGCGAAGCGCTGGCGCTATGGTAAAGACCGATCCGGTTCCGTGTGATTTCATTATGGTTGCGGCCGGCAATCTGGATGCCATCGCGGGTATGCATCCTGCACTCCGTTCTCGAATAAAGGGCTATGGATACGAGATCTATATGAAAGATTCGATGGACGACACTCCAGAGAACAGAAAGAAACTAGTCAGATTCGTCTCTCAGGAGGTACGGAAGGATAAAAAGATCCCGCACTTCGATAGAAGTGGCGTGGAAGAGATAATAAGGGAGTCGATGCGAAGATCAGGTAGAAAAGGGCATCTCACGCTCATTTTACGGGATCTCGGCGGATTGGTACGTGTAGCAGGTGATATCGCCCGTGCAGAGGGCGCGAAATACACAACGGGCGAGCACGTGGTTAATGCAAAGATGATGGCACGGTCGGTGGAGCAGCAATTGGCTGATGAGTATCTCGAGCACAGGAAGGACTATAAATTATTCAAAACCGAAGGGTTCGAGGTCGGCCGGGTGAACGGACTTGCGGTAGTGGGCGATTCCGGGGTGATGCTGCCCATAATTGCCGAGGTTACGCCTGCACAGTCGCGCGAGGAAGGGCGGGTAATAGCAACCGGTCGGTTGCAGGAGATCGCACAGGAAGCGGTGCAGAACGTCTCTGCGGTATTCAAGAAATTCACGGGGAAGGACATATCCCGAAAGGACATTCACATTCAGTTTGTGGGCACGTATGAAGGCGTAGAGGGCGATTCAGCCAGCATTTCCGTTGCTACTGCGGTTATATCGTCATTGGAGAACATTCCAGTGAATCAGCGTGTAGCGATGACGGGTTCTCTCTCCGTGCGAGGTGACGTTCTGCCAGTGGGCGGAATAACGCCGAAGATAGAGGCAGCAGTACAGGCGGGCATCAAAGAGGTTCTGATTCCTCAGTCCAACCTGAATGACGTGCTCATCGAGGAGAAATATAAGGATAAGGTGAAGATCACCCCAGTGGTAACGATAGAGGATGTGCTCGAGCATGCGTTAGAGGGTAAAATGAAGACGAAGTTCATAGAGAAGATAAAGAGCTTCACTATGATGGGTAAGATCATTCCCGAGAGCGTTGTGGATAAGCAGATAGCGCAATAG
- a CDS encoding aspartate kinase codes for MRVVMKFGGRAVADGERIKTVAQLIKRFKAAEEERKEAERAEIVTVTSALSTVTDALLDNAKKVAQEGNTEKVKEFAEALRKKHEITASEAISDGKVLKSVKGTINDRFSELEKALVGICLLGELTPRSLDYISSFGERLAAPILAGTLQSLGLDAVSCTGGEVGILTNEEYGNAQLIGRAEQEIRARITPLLGTTIPVVTGFIGETRKGIITTLGRGGSDYTATIIGSAIDADEIWLWKETEGIMSADPKIIPDARKIPYISYREAMELSYFGASVLHPRAIEPVMAKQIPIRVKNVFKPEDEGTLIGKEAEKTEKAVKAITIIENTSIINITGTGVRSISDVAARLFSVLAAQNVDIIMISQGSSEMTISFVIDSAQLGRATGAIQSINTGGTVIRDFTSDSNVCAMGIVGAGMAGTPGVAGKIFSALGKEGISVIMISQGSSEFNISIVVTKDEAYRAAQAIHDVFEMGSGS; via the coding sequence ATGCGAGTGGTAATGAAATTTGGAGGTAGAGCGGTTGCAGACGGGGAGAGGATAAAGACCGTAGCACAACTGATCAAGCGCTTCAAGGCGGCGGAAGAAGAGCGCAAAGAGGCAGAAAGAGCTGAGATCGTCACAGTAACGTCCGCACTTTCTACGGTTACCGACGCGCTCTTGGATAACGCTAAAAAGGTAGCTCAGGAAGGGAACACGGAGAAGGTGAAAGAATTCGCCGAGGCGCTCAGAAAGAAGCATGAAATAACGGCTTCCGAGGCTATATCAGACGGAAAAGTGTTGAAAAGTGTAAAAGGGACGATAAACGATCGTTTCTCGGAACTGGAGAAAGCGTTGGTCGGTATCTGCCTCTTAGGCGAATTAACGCCACGATCATTGGATTATATTAGCTCGTTCGGCGAACGACTGGCAGCGCCCATACTGGCGGGCACGCTCCAATCGTTGGGTCTGGACGCGGTATCCTGCACCGGTGGTGAAGTAGGGATACTAACAAATGAAGAATACGGCAACGCACAATTGATCGGGCGTGCGGAACAGGAGATACGGGCGCGAATTACACCGTTACTGGGCACTACGATACCCGTTGTAACGGGCTTCATCGGCGAGACGCGGAAAGGGATAATCACAACGCTCGGCAGAGGCGGCTCGGACTACACCGCCACCATAATCGGCTCGGCGATCGATGCCGACGAGATCTGGCTCTGGAAAGAGACGGAGGGCATAATGAGTGCGGATCCCAAAATAATACCGGATGCGCGGAAGATACCGTACATTTCATACCGGGAAGCGATGGAGTTATCCTACTTCGGTGCTTCGGTACTCCATCCGCGAGCGATAGAGCCCGTAATGGCGAAACAAATACCGATACGAGTGAAGAATGTGTTCAAACCGGAGGACGAAGGCACACTGATAGGAAAAGAGGCGGAGAAGACGGAAAAAGCCGTTAAAGCCATTACCATCATCGAAAACACCTCTATTATTAATATCACGGGTACTGGTGTGCGGAGCATATCTGACGTTGCAGCGCGTCTATTCTCGGTCTTAGCCGCTCAGAATGTGGACATCATCATGATAAGTCAGGGCTCGTCTGAAATGACGATCTCGTTCGTTATCGATAGCGCGCAATTAGGTCGAGCAACAGGGGCGATACAGAGCATAAATACCGGCGGTACGGTGATACGCGATTTCACGTCTGATAGTAACGTGTGCGCAATGGGCATTGTCGGTGCCGGTATGGCAGGAACGCCGGGAGTTGCAGGGAAGATCTTCTCTGCACTCGGTAAAGAGGGCATAAGCGTGATAATGATCTCTCAGGGCAGTTCGGAGTTCAATATCTCCATTGTTGTGACGAAGGACGAGGCGTACCGAGCAGCGCAAGCAATACACGATGTGTTCGAGATGGGGAGCGGGTCGTGA
- a CDS encoding TCP-1/cpn60 chaperonin family protein codes for MAGQLGGTPIILLREGSERARGREAQSANISAAKAVAAAVRTTLGPKGMDKMLVDSLGDVVITNDGVTILKEMDIESPAAKMMVEVAKTVDSEAGDGTTTSVVLGGELLKKAEDLLEQELHPAVIALGYRLAAEKAREVLNEIAIDVAIDDDEELKKVAQTAITGKSAEASRDFLADIAIKAVKAVTEETTTGKKVVDVDNINVEKKVGGRMGETELVQGMALDKEIVHPGMPRKIKNAKIALINASLEVKKTETSAEVKIRSADQLKSFLAEEEQMMRRLAERIKESGANVVICQKGIDDLVQHYLAKDGIMAVRRAKKSDLEMLEKATGGNVVSTVEDLAKSDLGHAGLVEERKISGDKMLFIEQCKNPHAVSIVIRGGTEHVVDEVDRSLHDTLRVLGSIIEDGKAVAGGGSVETELALKLRDYSASLKGREQLAVEKFAEAMEIIPRTLAENSGLDPIDKLVALKAAHERGEKYAGLDVYTGKIVDMRASNVIEPLRTKRQAVQSAAEAAIMILKIDDVIASKKGMPAPPGGAGGMPPGGMPEGMY; via the coding sequence ATGGCAGGACAATTGGGTGGAACCCCTATAATATTATTGCGAGAAGGGAGCGAAAGAGCAAGAGGAAGAGAGGCACAGAGTGCGAATATAAGCGCGGCGAAAGCAGTTGCTGCTGCCGTTCGTACGACGTTAGGACCGAAGGGAATGGATAAAATGCTTGTGGATTCCCTTGGTGACGTGGTTATCACAAATGATGGCGTGACGATCCTCAAGGAGATGGACATAGAGAGCCCAGCAGCGAAGATGATGGTCGAAGTGGCAAAGACCGTGGATTCCGAAGCGGGCGACGGCACGACCACATCCGTAGTTCTCGGTGGCGAACTGCTGAAGAAGGCAGAAGATCTTTTGGAGCAGGAATTACACCCCGCGGTCATCGCATTGGGCTACCGACTTGCTGCTGAGAAGGCGAGAGAGGTGCTGAATGAGATCGCAATTGATGTCGCGATAGACGATGACGAGGAACTGAAGAAAGTGGCGCAAACGGCAATAACAGGAAAATCAGCAGAAGCTTCCCGTGATTTCCTCGCTGACATTGCGATTAAAGCGGTTAAAGCGGTAACAGAAGAGACCACCACGGGCAAGAAAGTGGTTGACGTGGATAACATCAACGTCGAGAAGAAAGTGGGCGGCCGAATGGGTGAGACCGAGCTGGTGCAGGGTATGGCCTTGGATAAGGAAATCGTGCATCCAGGAATGCCGCGGAAGATAAAGAACGCGAAGATAGCACTGATTAATGCCTCTTTAGAGGTGAAGAAGACCGAAACGAGTGCAGAGGTGAAGATACGATCGGCAGATCAGCTCAAGAGCTTCCTCGCGGAAGAGGAGCAGATGATGCGGCGACTCGCGGAGCGCATAAAGGAAAGCGGCGCGAACGTTGTGATATGCCAGAAAGGAATAGACGATCTGGTGCAGCACTATCTGGCGAAGGACGGCATTATGGCGGTGCGACGGGCGAAGAAGAGCGATTTGGAGATGTTAGAGAAAGCAACGGGCGGTAACGTCGTGAGTACGGTGGAGGACCTGGCGAAGAGCGATTTAGGACACGCGGGACTGGTCGAGGAGCGCAAAATCTCAGGGGATAAGATGCTCTTCATCGAGCAGTGTAAGAATCCTCATGCCGTGTCTATCGTGATACGGGGCGGAACGGAGCATGTGGTGGATGAAGTTGATCGATCGCTGCACGATACGCTTCGGGTGCTCGGGAGCATAATCGAGGATGGCAAAGCGGTCGCCGGCGGTGGCTCGGTCGAGACAGAGTTAGCGTTAAAGCTACGGGATTACAGCGCGTCACTCAAAGGCCGGGAACAATTGGCCGTGGAGAAATTCGCAGAGGCGATGGAGATCATACCGCGAACTCTGGCAGAGAATTCTGGGCTCGATCCCATCGACAAGCTGGTCGCGTTGAAAGCCGCGCACGAGCGTGGCGAGAAGTACGCGGGCTTGGACGTTTATACCGGCAAGATCGTGGACATGCGTGCGAGTAACGTGATCGAGCCGTTGAGGACCAAGCGACAGGCAGTGCAATCGGCAGCCGAAGCAGCAATAATGATCCTCAAGATCGATGATGTCATCGCGTCGAAGAAGGGCATGCCAGCACCTCCAGGCGGCGCAGGCGGGATGCCTCCAGGTGGAATGCCCGAAGGAATGTACTGA
- a CDS encoding chemotaxis protein CheC, whose amino-acid sequence MGKPEENGGNGAFELNHFQKDALNELCNIASSHAVTSLAEMTGRTFDMKYRV is encoded by the coding sequence ATGGGTAAACCTGAGGAAAACGGTGGAAATGGCGCATTCGAACTAAATCATTTCCAGAAGGATGCACTAAATGAACTTTGTAACATCGCGTCATCTCATGCGGTAACGTCTCTGGCTGAGATGACCGGTAGAACGTTCGATATGAAGTACCGAGTTTGA
- a CDS encoding chemotaxis protein CheC: MPYRAEEIVAGILIGFEGSFSGYIYILFPEHSAFQLADLLRCRMIGETKSIETEMEESALMETGNILASAFCDATADFLHFSLVPSPPSFAFDMVGAMIEYALIEPFRPRETEHVILFECAFQDSEERDFFGYLLFFPHPSTLQWILSLLEKKLSEIR, encoded by the coding sequence ATACCGTATAGGGCTGAAGAGATCGTTGCAGGAATTTTAATTGGGTTCGAAGGCAGTTTCTCAGGGTATATTTATATCCTCTTCCCAGAGCACAGTGCGTTCCAGCTTGCTGATCTTCTACGTTGTAGAATGATCGGGGAGACAAAAAGCATCGAAACCGAGATGGAAGAATCGGCATTGATGGAAACGGGTAACATACTCGCTTCGGCGTTCTGTGATGCCACTGCGGACTTCCTTCACTTTTCTCTGGTGCCCTCTCCGCCATCCTTTGCGTTTGATATGGTGGGTGCAATGATAGAATATGCACTTATAGAACCATTCCGACCACGAGAAACTGAGCACGTAATTCTCTTCGAATGCGCGTTCCAGGATTCAGAAGAGAGAGATTTTTTCGGCTATCTCCTGTTCTTTCCACATCCGAGCACTCTACAGTGGATTTTATCGCTGCTCGAGAAGAAACTTTCTGAAATACGATAG
- a CDS encoding TCP-1/cpn60 chaperonin family protein, protein MTIKDELPPGEVPPEEIQEANAQISLTFSNIFKSTIGPLGAKKMITSGATKLETEDLVTSNGYSIARELAYMHPAADILLNAGLTQGERVGDGIATVMILTGELVGRGFELKKLGLHQNVIVSGYEKALKRAKEVLDELASPVEIEESDEYLRHVAKTALKRGEYCEEDRLVDAIVQSIRRISKSGELPIDVDEVIIEAKSGGRVSETRFFEGVVVDRDVLDDLPTDVKNARIALLDFPLEHKEPKIKGRKELKTGTAARERSKAGETLGAFDFHVKFSQASHFREFRDVRARIFNELIDAVITSGANVICCRWGVDEDALDKFRRAGIMLMKRVKMTDLRRLEKTTAGKIVQDVSDLTEDKFGFAGRVVQHEIGGVNHVFFEDCPHKEASTIIIRGAHLRILEGMVGDIKSALHAVACLCEDARIVPGGGAVETECAAELRNFARTIPSKEQLAVNVFADALECIPKALAKNSGMDQIDTLTQLRAAHYAGNKTVGISGKDKTLKDMREEGIVDPLAVKLQAVISAAYAATGMLKIDDLHIAKSAVKEEAEDIESRISGRTRELIETEQRPPDFKFKGGRLKYTGTE, encoded by the coding sequence ATGACAATAAAGGATGAGTTACCGCCGGGTGAAGTGCCGCCCGAGGAGATCCAGGAGGCAAATGCTCAAATATCCCTTACCTTTTCCAATATCTTCAAATCCACCATCGGACCTCTGGGCGCGAAGAAGATGATAACCAGTGGTGCCACGAAGTTGGAAACAGAGGACCTCGTCACCAGTAACGGGTACAGTATCGCGCGGGAATTGGCATATATGCATCCTGCTGCGGATATATTGCTAAATGCCGGCCTGACACAGGGTGAACGAGTGGGAGATGGCATAGCTACCGTAATGATTCTCACCGGTGAGCTGGTGGGGCGAGGATTTGAGCTGAAGAAGTTGGGCCTCCATCAGAATGTGATTGTCAGCGGTTATGAAAAGGCCCTGAAACGTGCAAAAGAGGTTTTAGATGAGTTAGCATCGCCGGTTGAGATAGAAGAAAGCGATGAATATTTGAGGCACGTGGCGAAGACCGCATTGAAGAGGGGCGAGTATTGCGAGGAGGATCGATTGGTCGATGCGATCGTGCAGAGCATAAGAAGGATAAGCAAAAGCGGCGAGTTGCCGATCGATGTGGATGAAGTGATAATAGAGGCGAAAAGTGGAGGGCGGGTAAGTGAGACCCGATTCTTCGAAGGCGTCGTCGTTGACCGGGACGTTCTGGATGATCTCCCAACAGACGTGAAGAACGCGAGGATAGCGCTGCTCGATTTCCCGCTGGAACATAAAGAGCCAAAAATAAAAGGCAGAAAGGAATTGAAAACCGGAACAGCGGCAAGGGAGCGGAGCAAAGCGGGTGAAACCCTTGGAGCGTTCGATTTCCATGTCAAGTTCTCACAAGCCTCGCATTTCCGGGAGTTCCGGGATGTCAGAGCGCGGATCTTCAATGAACTTATTGATGCGGTCATAACTTCGGGTGCAAACGTGATCTGTTGTCGGTGGGGCGTGGATGAAGATGCGCTGGACAAGTTCCGAAGAGCCGGAATCATGCTGATGAAGCGCGTGAAAATGACGGATTTGAGGCGGTTGGAGAAAACCACCGCGGGAAAGATAGTGCAGGACGTCAGTGACCTTACGGAGGACAAATTTGGCTTCGCTGGCCGGGTAGTGCAACACGAGATAGGCGGAGTGAACCACGTATTCTTCGAGGACTGCCCGCATAAGGAGGCTTCTACGATCATTATTCGCGGCGCGCATCTCAGGATTTTAGAGGGTATGGTGGGCGACATAAAGAGTGCGTTGCATGCGGTTGCGTGCTTATGCGAGGATGCTCGAATCGTGCCAGGAGGCGGTGCAGTAGAGACGGAATGCGCGGCGGAATTAAGGAACTTCGCGAGAACGATCCCGAGCAAGGAGCAATTGGCGGTGAACGTCTTTGCCGACGCTTTGGAATGTATACCCAAGGCATTAGCGAAGAACAGCGGCATGGATCAGATCGATACGCTCACACAGCTCAGAGCGGCGCATTATGCGGGCAATAAAACCGTCGGGATCTCAGGGAAGGATAAGACCTTGAAAGACATGCGGGAAGAAGGGATTGTAGATCCGTTAGCAGTGAAGTTACAGGCGGTTATCTCGGCCGCGTATGCCGCTACCGGGATGCTGAAGATTGATGATCTGCACATAGCGAAGAGCGCAGTAAAAGAAGAGGCAGAGGATATCGAATCACGAATATCTGGCAGGACACGCGAACTGATCGAAACGGAGCAGAGGCCGCCGGACTTTAAATTTAAGGGTGGTCGGTTGAAATACACCGGAACTGAATAG
- a CDS encoding chloride channel protein has product MALEMRYVETWAKQTFYYALIGVLVGLAIAAFFVALNFAQPFFLEYLGGYHPPSPKNEPHFFVFSPLLGDAFSNPYLLVLLALIPAVGGLLCGLIKYKLVPVNNPELHETDVFIDGFHNRGGIIPGKDGLVRGICSVLTIGSGGSAGREGPSAMLGATIGSVCSRFLKVGERERRKIVAATAGAGIAAIFKSPLGGAFFGIETLYKRDMEIEALVPAIICSITAYIVSSSFFGVGPLYEIGKYDLATLLKPFSLLLFLALGLVCVPFVFLFIKLLEISRSFFFEKLTIPDYLKPGIGGFLLGMLFLIGYFLIRALNPQSDGGIGIASGLFGGGYGFLQLAFYGELTLSVLAFVALAKIVGTALTLGSGGSGGSFIPSLTIGGAIGGAIGQGLNYLFPGTVGNPWVFSLIGAAAFFGAAANTPLTALFIVSEISGSYELFVPALLAIVPAYSLVRKRTVYPGQYEIRKDSPAHRREFMVDILEGLKVKDAYTKDVLTIHGDTTVIEALYFAEKTGHITFPVVDDHGKMIGITTVVDLEREREEEAAYKKVKLMCVEEVIATYVEEPLEDALLKMDQYHVGRLPVVKGGSEEGEKELVGIVGRSDIIREHFRKWAYLKGG; this is encoded by the coding sequence GTGGCATTAGAAATGCGATATGTCGAAACGTGGGCTAAACAGACGTTCTATTATGCACTCATAGGCGTTTTAGTTGGTCTGGCCATCGCCGCGTTCTTTGTAGCGTTAAATTTCGCCCAGCCGTTCTTCCTGGAATATCTCGGGGGGTATCATCCACCGTCACCCAAGAATGAACCGCATTTCTTCGTTTTCAGCCCACTCTTAGGCGATGCTTTTTCCAATCCCTATCTATTGGTTCTCCTGGCTCTTATTCCCGCCGTCGGCGGTTTGCTATGCGGACTAATCAAGTACAAACTGGTTCCCGTTAACAACCCAGAACTGCACGAGACCGACGTTTTCATAGACGGCTTTCACAACAGGGGTGGCATAATACCGGGCAAGGACGGTCTGGTGAGAGGAATCTGTTCGGTGCTGACAATTGGCTCAGGTGGGAGTGCGGGGAGAGAAGGCCCTAGTGCAATGCTGGGTGCGACGATAGGCTCGGTATGCAGCAGATTTTTGAAAGTAGGGGAAAGAGAAAGGAGGAAAATCGTAGCGGCTACTGCAGGAGCGGGAATCGCCGCGATTTTTAAATCCCCCCTTGGCGGCGCCTTCTTTGGCATTGAGACGTTATATAAGCGAGATATGGAAATAGAAGCGTTGGTTCCGGCAATTATCTGTTCTATCACCGCATACATTGTTTCCAGTTCCTTCTTTGGTGTGGGGCCTCTGTATGAGATAGGAAAATATGACCTTGCAACTCTTTTGAAACCATTTTCTCTCCTTCTCTTTCTGGCTCTGGGACTCGTTTGTGTCCCGTTTGTTTTCTTATTTATTAAGCTGCTGGAAATCTCACGCTCGTTCTTCTTTGAAAAATTAACCATTCCTGACTATCTTAAACCCGGTATAGGTGGATTTTTGCTCGGTATGCTGTTTCTCATCGGCTATTTCCTTATACGAGCACTTAACCCGCAAAGCGATGGAGGAATAGGGATAGCGAGTGGATTATTTGGTGGCGGTTATGGATTTTTGCAACTGGCCTTTTACGGCGAGCTTACTTTGAGTGTGTTGGCCTTTGTTGCTCTTGCCAAAATAGTAGGAACGGCGTTAACATTGGGCTCAGGCGGTAGTGGTGGCTCGTTTATACCCTCCTTGACCATTGGAGGCGCGATAGGTGGCGCTATTGGACAGGGTCTTAACTATTTATTCCCTGGGACGGTCGGCAACCCGTGGGTTTTTTCACTCATAGGGGCTGCGGCGTTCTTCGGAGCGGCTGCTAACACGCCGCTTACCGCTCTCTTCATCGTTTCTGAAATATCCGGCTCCTATGAGCTCTTCGTTCCGGCGTTACTCGCGATCGTGCCCGCTTATTCCCTCGTACGGAAACGGACGGTTTACCCGGGCCAGTACGAGATAAGGAAGGATTCCCCAGCACACCGGAGGGAGTTCATGGTGGATATCCTCGAGGGCTTGAAAGTGAAAGATGCGTATACGAAGGATGTGCTCACCATTCATGGCGACACAACGGTGATAGAGGCGCTGTATTTCGCCGAGAAAACCGGACATATCACCTTCCCTGTCGTGGATGACCACGGGAAGATGATAGGAATAACGACCGTAGTGGATTTAGAGCGGGAAAGAGAAGAGGAAGCAGCGTACAAGAAGGTGAAGCTGATGTGCGTGGAGGAGGTAATAGCAACCTATGTAGAAGAGCCTTTAGAGGATGCTTTACTTAAGATGGACCAGTATCACGTGGGGAGATTGCCCGTGGTGAAGGGCGGGAGTGAAGAAGGGGAGAAAGAGCTGGTTGGAATAGTAGGCAGGTCGGATATAATACGGGAGCACTTCCGTAAATGGGCCTATCTCAAAGGGGGTTAA
- a CDS encoding TIGR00269 family protein — MRCSKGKCTYPAIIHQRYSGLHLCEAHFVEDVERKVKREMRKQLMVERGDRIAVAVSGGKDSSALLYMFKKIFQDRKDLEFFVLSVDEGINGYRSITLSNAEKMAERFGVDFFRVSFEEEFGFTVDEIAARGFEQAPCTFCGVLRRKLMDKKAKELGATKVATAHNLDDEVQTIMINYIRGDIERLRRLRGRREEFVPRIKPLKDVPEKEVALYAILADIPIITANCPYAARSFRFTVKKMLNELERKHSGTKYSLMRGYERLSGLLPKAPLGMKLLPCERCGDASASRICKACEILERMK; from the coding sequence ATGAGATGCAGTAAAGGCAAATGCACTTACCCCGCAATCATCCATCAGAGATATTCAGGACTGCACCTCTGCGAAGCCCATTTCGTCGAGGACGTCGAACGGAAGGTAAAGAGGGAGATGCGGAAGCAGTTAATGGTGGAGCGCGGAGATAGAATCGCAGTGGCCGTGAGCGGCGGAAAGGACAGCTCTGCGCTGCTCTACATGTTCAAAAAGATTTTTCAAGATCGAAAAGATCTGGAATTCTTCGTGCTCTCCGTGGATGAGGGGATAAACGGCTATCGATCGATAACGCTCAGCAATGCGGAAAAGATGGCAGAGCGGTTTGGGGTGGATTTTTTCCGCGTTTCCTTTGAAGAGGAGTTTGGTTTTACGGTCGACGAAATCGCAGCGCGAGGTTTCGAGCAGGCGCCGTGCACGTTTTGTGGCGTTCTGCGTCGGAAGTTGATGGATAAGAAAGCGAAGGAGTTGGGTGCAACGAAGGTTGCCACTGCGCATAACCTGGACGACGAAGTGCAAACGATCATGATCAATTATATACGGGGCGATATCGAGCGATTAAGACGGCTGCGAGGCCGGCGTGAAGAGTTCGTTCCACGGATAAAGCCGTTAAAAGACGTTCCGGAGAAGGAGGTTGCACTGTATGCGATTTTAGCGGATATCCCGATAATCACCGCTAATTGCCCTTACGCTGCGCGTTCTTTCCGGTTCACGGTGAAAAAGATGCTGAACGAGCTTGAACGGAAGCATTCGGGGACGAAATATTCGTTGATGCGCGGCTACGAGCGGCTTTCCGGATTGTTGCCAAAAGCGCCACTGGGAATGAAGCTTTTGCCGTGTGAGCGCTGCGGCGACGCGTCAGCATCACGTATCTGCAAGGCGTGCGAGATATTGGAACGGATGAAGTGA